A window of Limosilactobacillus reuteri genomic DNA:
CAACCTATACAGCGTAATTCTTCAGTTTGTTGTTCTTGTTCAGTCATTCAAATCCTCCTGCCATTTTAAATCTGGATATTTTTTATTTAAACTCTTCCAAACACGGCGTTCAAAAAAGCGGTTAATACGGGTATCCCACTTATCCGTATTTAATAGCGGACGTACTAAGATACTTCGAATGCCCGCTTGGTTAGCCGCAGCAATATCGGTCAATAGCTGGTCGCCAACCATGACCACTTCATCTTTTGTTAAATTAAGTTTTTTTCGTGCACGATCAATCCCAAAACTTAAAGGCTTCAATGATCGCGAAACAAATGGAAGATCAAGGCTATTAACAGCTTTCCCAACTCGTTCCTTACTATTATTAGAAATAACAATTAGTGGAATATGGGCTTCCCGTAAAGCATCCATCCACTCCTTTAATTCTGGAGTTCCATCTGGATTGTTCCAAGCAATCAAGGTATTATCCAGGTCACTAAAAACAGCTCGCACTCCCTGCTCTTTTAATTGGGCAGGAGAAACAGAATATATTGTATTAACCATCCATGTTGGTTTAAATATCTCTAACAAAGTCGCACCTCATAAAATTTAATATTCCAATCGGTTAACCCGATTAAATGTTCTAGTATTTAATTATATCGTGTACTTTACTCGGAAAGCAACTAATTAAAAAAGCCACTTATCATGCATACGCATCATAAGCGACCGAAGATTATTTAGGCTTAGTTAAGAGCTTTCTTAGCTTCGTCAACGAGTGCCTTAAATGCATCTGCATCGTTAACAGCTAAATCAGCTAACATCTTACGGTTAATGTCAATGTTAGCAACCTTTAAGCCGTGCATTAACTTGCTGTAACTAATGTCGTTCATACGTGCAGCAGCGTTAATCCGAGCAATCCAAAGTTCACGGAACTTACGCTTGTTGACCTTACGATCACGGAAAGCGTAAGTGTAACTCTTCATTACTTGGTCTTTAGCAGTCTTGAAAAGACGGTGCTTTGAACCACGGTAACCCTTTGCTAACTTCATAATGCGCTTGCGACGTGCACGCGTAACAGTTCCACCTTTAACTCGCATGTTGAAATCCTCCTACGTATATTAAATAGTTATTTTTGTGAAGTCTACTTAAATGGTAATAACTTCTTGTAACGCTTTACGTTGGTCTTGTCCATCATGCTCAAACCACGTAATTGACGACGTTGCTTCTTAGTCTTACCGTGGAAACGGTGACTAGTGAATGAGTTTCCACTCTTGAATCCACCATTAGCTGTACGCTTGAAACGCTTGGCAGCAGCACGGTTACTCTTCATCTTTGGCATAACTAATTCCTACCTTCTTAAATTAATTCTTTGCTTTATCAGCAGCCGGAGCAAGAGTCAAGAAAATACTCCGTCCTTCCATCTTTGGACGTTGGACAACAGTAGCGATGTCTGAAGTTTCTTCAGCCATTCGTTCAATCATGTCACGACCGATATCCTTATGGGTAATAGCACGACCACGGAAACGTAATGAAATCCGTACCTTATCGCCCTTTTCAATGAACTTACGAACACGCTTTAACTTAACGTTAAAGTCATTAGTATCAATTGATGGACTAAGGCGAATTTCCTTAACCGTTATCGTCTTTTGCTTCTTACGAGCTTCACGCTCTTTCTTTTGCATCTCGAAACGGTACTTCCCGTAATCCATAATGCGGGCAACAGCTGGGCGTGCCTTTGGTGCAACTAATACTAGGTCTAAGTTAGCTTCTTCAGCTAACTGTAGTGCTTCACGCTTAGACTTAATGCCTAGTTGTTCACCATCTTGACCGATTAACCGCACTTCACGTGCACGAATACCGTTATTGACAATCATATCTTGTGCTATGGCAACGCACCTCCAATTTTTTTAGCGAAAGATCAAGCAAAAAAGCGAGGTACAAAAGTACCCCGCTTAATAACAACGACCTTATCCTAGTGGTCGATTATCATTCATCTCGTCAGCCCGGCGATCGATATCACCTAGGCGAGAAGCGGGTGCTTCTGCTTTTTCTTTCAACGTTTATTAGCTTACTAAATTCAAAGTTTAATGTCAAGAACTTTATCCCTTATCACGCAAATTCTTTCCTTCCATTTCAATCTCACGTGATAAGTACTTGATTCTCTCCATAATGCGGGCCGCTTTGAGGGGCTCATTATCGCCTTGCGCATTGATAGCAAGGTGGTTATTTTGCAATTCATCCATTGAAAAATTAGAACTAAAGAAGGTTGGTAATTCTTCTTGCATCCGATATTCTAAAATCACTCCTAAAATATCATCTCTTACCCATGTTGTCATTGCACCGGCCCCAATATCATCAAGCATTAAAATCGGCGCCCGTTTAATAGCATCCAATTTTTCGCCAGTATTATTTTGCTTAATTGAATTCCGCATTTCAACAGCAAAACTAGGGAAATGAACCATCGTTGTTGCAACTCCCTTACTCTTAGCGAGTTCATTAGCGATTGCTCCAAGGAGGTATGTTTTTCCGACTCCAAATTTTCCATATAGGTAAAGCCCTGGTTGAAAATTATCTTTTTGGTAATTATCCGTAAAGTCCATGGCTGCTTGAATTGCCCTTGTGCGTGTATCAGTTTGGGTATCTTCATTTAAATAATAATCATCATATGATGCATTTTTAATAAACTTAGGCATATTAATCGAGTTAACTAGCCGTTGAATATAACGTTGTCGTTGGCGTTCTAATAACTGTTTAGTTGGAACGTAGGTTACGTCAATTTGGCCTGTACTGATAACCAATTGCGGAGAATATCCCGGGGCAACAGTTGGCACACCTTTTTCAATTAATTGTTTTTCATGAAAAAACTCATAAAGCTTTGATTGGCCCCGTTTAATTGCTTCTTTACTAAGACGGTCACGATTTTCGTTTAAGAATGCTTGAACATCTTTATCCGCATAAACTTGCTTCATTGTTTGTTGAACATTGTTTGCGATATTTTGACCGCGCATTAACTCTTGTAAAGTTTTGTTTAGTGACTGCATGCTGCCACCTCCTTTAGCTGCTACTTCTTCTTCCGATTAGCGATCCGTTCACGCAGTTTGGCAATTTCTTGTGAGGAAGCCTTTTTCATCAACTCGCTCGTGTCTTTCTTGCTCCATGCTGGCATCGGTTCCTTAATCGTTTTGCGCCACTTATTTTTCTTTGGCGTCTTTGCTTCCTTTTTCTTTTCTTGCGACTGCTTGTTAAAAGTCTTTAATTGGACAATGGCTTGCTCCCCATTAATTACGCCATGTTGGAGCCAGTTATTGGCAATTGCATCGACAAAATTAGCTGTCAAAGTAGAATTTTCCCGGTCACTAATCACATACCAAGTTAAGATATTAATGGCATCTTGGGTAAGTTTTTCTTGCGCTACTAAACCTGTCAGAATATGACGTTCACCTGAAGTTACGTAGCCACCCGTCTGACCTTTAAGGACCTGCAAAAATTCAACTGGAGAATAATCCTTAGCTGTCGTCAATAATTCTTGATCTTTACTGGTTAGTTCACTATTTTTATTCGTTACGGGCGCTTTTTTTTCCGCTACTTTTGTCGTTGAAGAATAGACAATATTATAGGCAGACGCAACAATTTGCTTAAATTTCTGCGGATTGAAATGATTGGTTTGGAGATCAACCGACCGCAAAACCAATGTCTTCATCGTTGGCGCATCAATCCCATATAATTGATGTTCTAATAATATTAGGTCTCGATTATTTTCAAGGTCTGCACTGACAATTGGCTGATTAGCCAGCAAGTGAATTAGGGTTGACCAATCAAAGTCATCGCTCATCCCCGCAGTTAACTGGGGTTGTTTTTCTACTGGTGCCTGTTTTCGCGCCGTTAAAATTGCTTGTGGTGTTTCAGTAATTGACTGCGAGTTAATATGAAATTCTTCAAAAAAGTTGTGACTCACATTAGTTAATGAAGTGTTAGAAGAAGCAAGCTTGTATTGCCGACTTTGCTTAGTCAAACGTTCAAATGCTTCATCTCCTACTTCCTCTAAAAGTAAAATACTCAGCAAGTTATCAGCTAAAAATTTTTCTGGAGTAAGGGTCGGCTGCAATTCATAAACGTATACGTCCCCGATCTCATCGTGCTGGAAATAAGTCTGAACTAAGCCAACTGCCTCTAAACGATGAAGAGCCTCCAGTACTTGTTGGCCCCCAGCATTTACCTGGGCTAACAGATCACTTTGCAAGGTCCGGTTAGCAATCGTAGGATTAGGAAGCAGGCGCGCTTTTAACGCATAAAAAAAGCTAAACGGAACTGGTCCTAAAATTGGCTGATAAAATGTTGCAAAGGTCTGGTCACTAAAACTAATAAATGCAGTGCTGGCCGTAACAACATAACCGGCTTGCGGGTCAAAAGCTACTGCAGTCATTTTACAGCCCTCCTAAGTTATTTTTTATGTTCTGCCTTCATCATGGTTTCAAGTTCACTCATAAAGGCATCAACGTCCTTAAATTGGCGGTAAACACTTGCAAAACGAATATAGGCAATCTCATCGACGCCTTTTAATTCGTTCATCACAAATTTACCAATAATTTGACTGGAGACTTCGCTTTCACCAATGCTCCGGATTTGTTTTTCCACTTTATCTGCAATCTTGGTCAACCGCTCCATACTAACCGGTCGTTTTTCTGCCGAGCGCACAATCCCATTGAGGATCTTTTGGCGACTGAATTCTTGGCGCGTGCCATCTTTTTTAATTACTAGTAGTGGCGTTTCCTCGTACCGTTCAAAGGTTGTAAAACGAAAGCCACAATGAATGCACTCACGACGACGACGAATAAAGCTTCCGTCTTCGCTTGGCCGACTATCGACAACCCGTGATCCATTTTTGTGACAATGTGGACAGCGCAATGTGTCCCCCTCCTTTATAGTATAAGTACTTTATTTTACCACATTTTATTCTGCTTTTAGCTGATTTATTAGGGATGCGACTTGTTTTTGCAGGGCAGCCTGGTCATCATTATTATTTATTTTAAAACCCGCCCGCGCTTCTTTCTCTGATAACGGCATTTGAGCAGCAATTCGCGCTTGCGCTTCCTCTTTAGAACAGTGATCGCGAGCCATTAACCGCTTAAGCTGCGTTTGTGGATCAGTATAAACAACTATCACATAATCACAATCTTCATCATAGTGTTGCTCGAATAATAATGGTACATCTAACACTACAAGCAGAATCCCCTGTTTTTTTAAAGTATTAACCTGCGCAAAGATGGCATCGTAAATTAATGGCTGAAGAATCTCATTGAGTTTTTTCAACGCTTCTTTATCATTGAAGACAATTTTAGCCAGGGCCGATCGATTGAGCTCACCTGTTGGTAAAAGCACTTTCGGACCAAATGCTTTGACAATCCGCGTTAACCCAACCGAGTCTGGTGTCTGGACTTGCCGCGCTACTTGGTCAGCATCAATCACCGGAATCCCCGCCTGCCGAAAAATAGTGCTTACTGTTGTCTTGCCAGTTGCGATTCCACCTGTTAATCCAACTATTTTTGTCATTTCTTATTCCTTCAATACTTGACAGTGTGGACAAAATGTCGTTCCACGTTCAGCAACCTTAATTTTAACCATTTTCGTGCCACAACGCGGACATTCATCCCCCGCATGACCATAAGCTTTTAAGCGATCTTGGAAAGCGCCGGCATCACCAAATGCATTCGTAAAACTATGCACAGTGGTTCCCTTGTACTTAATCGCTGTCGCCAGTTCTTTGATAATATTTTCCCGTAATTCAGTAATCTGGTTAGCCGTTAAAGTATTAGCTGGTTGCTCCGGATTTATCCCCGTCATCCATAGTACCTCATCAACGTAAATGTTACCCAGACCGGCGACATGTCGCTGATTGAGCAAGAATGGCTTAATCTTTCCCCGACTCTTTTTTAATTCAGCTGTAAAGTATGGCAAGGTAAAGGCGTCTTCTGTCGGTTCAGGGCCAATTGTCTTCAATCCGCCGACATTCATCTCATCACCGGTTTTTACCAATGTCATCCGCCCAAATTTACGGGTATCTTGATAACATAATTCCGTGCCGTCCGTAAATTCAAAGACAACATGGGTATGTTTATCAATTGGTCCGCCAATCGGTTGGTTGTAATATTTTCCTTCCATGCGAAGGTGTGAAATCATCGTCAAATCATTAGTAAAACGAAAAAGAAGATATTTCCCTCGTCGATCAACATTTGCAATCGTCTGTCCAATCAACGCCTGCCGAAAATCTTCAACGTCATTGGTAATCGTTTTACCATAATAAACATCGATCGCGTTAATTTTACGCTTAGCGGCAATCTTCAGCAAACCGCGGCGAACAGTTTCAACTTCTGGTAATTCAGGCATTTAATTCCTCCGATCTATTTTTTAAGGTCATACCAGGTATCCCCATACTTACTATCTACTTTAAGCGGCACATCCAACTTAACGGCCGAATCCATTACTTTTGGCACTAATTCCGATAGAACCGGGATTTCTTCCTTTGGGGCCTCAAAGACTAATTCATCATGAATCTGCAAGAGCATTTTTGCCTTTAGATGGCGTTTCTCAAGCTCATCTTGCATCCGGATCATCGCAATCTTAATGATATCAGCAGCACTCCCCTGAATTGGCGTATTCATTGCAGTCCGCTCTGCAAATGATCGCTTGCTGAAACTTTTGGCATGAATGTCTGGTAAGTACCGACGGCGGTGAGTAATCGTCTCAACATAACCATTCTCTTTAGCAAACGCAATCGTGTCATTGATGTATTTCTTTACACTGGGGAATTCATGGAAATAATTTTGAATAAATTCATGAGCTTCTGCACGACTAACATGAATCCGTTGTGCCAGTCCGTAATCACTAATCCCGTAAACAATTCCAAAATTAACTGCTTTTGCCCGACGCCGCATATTACGGTCAATCTCGGCATCAGGGGCTAGATTGAAAATTCGGCGAGCTGTACTAGCATGAATATCTTCACCATTCTTAAAGTCTTCCTGGAGGTTCTTGTCACCAGTGATATGAGCAAGAACCCGTAATTCAACTTGCGAATAATCTGAAGAGAAGATTTGCCATCCTTCATGACTAGACACAAATGCCTTTCTGATTAAGCGTCCTTCCGGCAACCGTACTGGAATATTTTGCAGGTTAGGATCAACAGAGGATAAGCGACCAGTTTGCGTTAATGTCTGTAAGTAGCGCGTATGGATCTTCTGGTCATTTGAATGGATAACTTTCAGCAAACCAGTGATATAGGTAGATTGAAGCTTAGCAATTTGACGATATTCCAAAATTTGCTCAACAATCGGTGACTTATCAACTAACTTCTCCAGCACATCAACTGCAGTGGAATAACCGGTCTTGGTCTTTTTGATCACTGGTAATTTCAATTTTTCAAACAGAATATGGCCTAGTTGCTTAGTGGAGTTAATGTTAAATTCCTCACCAGCTTCTTGATAGATCTGACTTTCAATTTCTGATAGCCGTTCAGTTAATTTACTACCCATATCTTTCAAAGTTTGTGCATCTACATGGACACCCGCGATTTCCATTTTTGCAAGAACCCGGGTTAGCGGTAATTCAATATCAGTATATAGTGGCGTTTGCTTATTTTCGTCTAATTTGGCAAAAAGATCCTTGCGCAGCTGTTCGATTGCCCGCGCTTTCGTAGCCAGGTGACTAAAGAAGGTCTCGTCATCATCAGGCACAGCACGCTTAGCACCTTTACCATAAACTTCCTCATCTGTTCGGACATCATCGTAATCGTGTTCCTGAGCTACTTGTCCCAGGTCGTTACTATTGTCATTAGTATTTAGAAGGTAAGATGCCAAAAGCAGATCAAAATTAATATTTTCAAGCGGAATACCGAGGCGATGAAGCCCAACGATTTGCGCCTTGGCATTGAAGACATTCTTCTTAACACTATCACTCTGGAGTAAATCTTTGAGGGGCGCTTCTTTAAGCAGGTCCACATCTCGACTTGTAAACCAGTGTCCTTCATTACCGATCACAAAGCCAGCGAATGGTGACGTGTGGTAGTTTTCTTCTGGCATTTCAAGGTAAAAACTTACTTCACCCGTTAATTGTCCTAATTCATCTAAGTTATCTTTAGTTAAAACTGTGTAGTCAATTGGAGCAATCTCAGCTTCATCTTCCTCTCCACCCCCATCGATATCCATCTTTTTCAAGAAAGATTTAAAGCCCATCTCTTTGTAAAACTTAATCAAGTCATCCGTTTGTGGCCCTTGATATTGCAGATCATCTAAGCCAATCTTGATCGGAGCATCCCGAAGAATTGTTGCTAATGTCTTACATTGGCGAGCAACCTCTTCATCCTCAATCAAATGTTCTTTCATCTTACTCTTTTTGAGGTCATCGATATGGTCATAAAGCTCTTCAACTGAACCAAACTGTTTTACAAGCTTGATTGCAGTCTTTTCCCCAATTTTAGTTACACCAGGATAATTATCGGAAGAATCACCCATCAGTGCCTTCATATCAATTATTTGGCGTGGCGTAATCCCTAATTTTTCTTCGACATGTGCCGGAGTGTAGTGCTCCGTATCAGTAACTCCCTTGTGGGTAACGGCAACGGTCGTATTCTCACTTGCTAGCTGGGTAAGGTCCCGATCTCCAGTTACGATCAACGTCTTGTAACCAGCATCATCCGCTTGCTTAGCCAAAGTACCGATAATATCATCAGCTTCATAGTTAGCTAATTCATAACTATGTAACCCAGAGTCTTTGATCAATTTGCGCACATAAGGGATCTGCTCGGTCAATTCATTAGGCGTCTTGTTTCGACCACCCTTATAGTCATCATACATTTTCGTTCGGAAGGTTACTTTTCCTGCATCAAAGGCTACTAAAGCCGCATCCGGTTTAAAATTTTGCAACACATGGTCAAGCATTAACTTAAAGCCATAAATTGCAGCTGTATGCAAGCCGTCCTTATTTGTAAACTTGTCCATTTGATTATGCATGGCAAAAAATGCCCGGAAAACAATACTATTTCCGTCAAT
This region includes:
- a CDS encoding YqeG family HAD IIIA-type phosphatase, producing the protein MLEIFKPTWMVNTIYSVSPAQLKEQGVRAVFSDLDNTLIAWNNPDGTPELKEWMDALREAHIPLIVISNNSKERVGKAVNSLDLPFVSRSLKPLSFGIDRARKKLNLTKDEVVMVGDQLLTDIAAANQAGIRSILVRPLLNTDKWDTRINRFFERRVWKSLNKKYPDLKWQEDLND
- the rplT gene encoding 50S ribosomal protein L20; translated protein: MRVKGGTVTRARRKRIMKLAKGYRGSKHRLFKTAKDQVMKSYTYAFRDRKVNKRKFRELWIARINAAARMNDISYSKLMHGLKVANIDINRKMLADLAVNDADAFKALVDEAKKALN
- the rpmI gene encoding 50S ribosomal protein L35; this translates as MPKMKSNRAAAKRFKRTANGGFKSGNSFTSHRFHGKTKKQRRQLRGLSMMDKTNVKRYKKLLPFK
- the infC gene encoding translation initiation factor IF-3 — protein: MIVNNGIRAREVRLIGQDGEQLGIKSKREALQLAEEANLDLVLVAPKARPAVARIMDYGKYRFEMQKKEREARKKQKTITVKEIRLSPSIDTNDFNVKLKRVRKFIEKGDKVRISLRFRGRAITHKDIGRDMIERMAEETSDIATVVQRPKMEGRSIFLTLAPAADKAKN
- the dnaI gene encoding primosomal protein DnaI, with the protein product MQSLNKTLQELMRGQNIANNVQQTMKQVYADKDVQAFLNENRDRLSKEAIKRGQSKLYEFFHEKQLIEKGVPTVAPGYSPQLVISTGQIDVTYVPTKQLLERQRQRYIQRLVNSINMPKFIKNASYDDYYLNEDTQTDTRTRAIQAAMDFTDNYQKDNFQPGLYLYGKFGVGKTYLLGAIANELAKSKGVATTMVHFPSFAVEMRNSIKQNNTGEKLDAIKRAPILMLDDIGAGAMTTWVRDDILGVILEYRMQEELPTFFSSNFSMDELQNNHLAINAQGDNEPLKAARIMERIKYLSREIEMEGKNLRDKG
- a CDS encoding DnaD domain protein, translating into MTAVAFDPQAGYVVTASTAFISFSDQTFATFYQPILGPVPFSFFYALKARLLPNPTIANRTLQSDLLAQVNAGGQQVLEALHRLEAVGLVQTYFQHDEIGDVYVYELQPTLTPEKFLADNLLSILLLEEVGDEAFERLTKQSRQYKLASSNTSLTNVSHNFFEEFHINSQSITETPQAILTARKQAPVEKQPQLTAGMSDDFDWSTLIHLLANQPIVSADLENNRDLILLEHQLYGIDAPTMKTLVLRSVDLQTNHFNPQKFKQIVASAYNIVYSSTTKVAEKKAPVTNKNSELTSKDQELLTTAKDYSPVEFLQVLKGQTGGYVTSGERHILTGLVAQEKLTQDAINILTWYVISDRENSTLTANFVDAIANNWLQHGVINGEQAIVQLKTFNKQSQEKKKEAKTPKKNKWRKTIKEPMPAWSKKDTSELMKKASSQEIAKLRERIANRKKK
- the nrdR gene encoding transcriptional regulator NrdR, whose amino-acid sequence is MRCPHCHKNGSRVVDSRPSEDGSFIRRRRECIHCGFRFTTFERYEETPLLVIKKDGTRQEFSRQKILNGIVRSAEKRPVSMERLTKIADKVEKQIRSIGESEVSSQIIGKFVMNELKGVDEIAYIRFASVYRQFKDVDAFMSELETMMKAEHKK
- the coaE gene encoding dephospho-CoA kinase (Dephospho-CoA kinase (CoaE) performs the final step in coenzyme A biosynthesis.) is translated as MTKIVGLTGGIATGKTTVSTIFRQAGIPVIDADQVARQVQTPDSVGLTRIVKAFGPKVLLPTGELNRSALAKIVFNDKEALKKLNEILQPLIYDAIFAQVNTLKKQGILLVVLDVPLLFEQHYDEDCDYVIVVYTDPQTQLKRLMARDHCSKEEAQARIAAQMPLSEKEARAGFKINNNDDQAALQKQVASLINQLKAE
- the mutM gene encoding bifunctional DNA-formamidopyrimidine glycosylase/DNA-(apurinic or apyrimidinic site) lyase, encoding MPELPEVETVRRGLLKIAAKRKINAIDVYYGKTITNDVEDFRQALIGQTIANVDRRGKYLLFRFTNDLTMISHLRMEGKYYNQPIGGPIDKHTHVVFEFTDGTELCYQDTRKFGRMTLVKTGDEMNVGGLKTIGPEPTEDAFTLPYFTAELKKSRGKIKPFLLNQRHVAGLGNIYVDEVLWMTGINPEQPANTLTANQITELRENIIKELATAIKYKGTTVHSFTNAFGDAGAFQDRLKAYGHAGDECPRCGTKMVKIKVAERGTTFCPHCQVLKE
- the polA gene encoding DNA polymerase I; translation: MTKQLLLIDGNSIVFRAFFAMHNQMDKFTNKDGLHTAAIYGFKLMLDHVLQNFKPDAALVAFDAGKVTFRTKMYDDYKGGRNKTPNELTEQIPYVRKLIKDSGLHSYELANYEADDIIGTLAKQADDAGYKTLIVTGDRDLTQLASENTTVAVTHKGVTDTEHYTPAHVEEKLGITPRQIIDMKALMGDSSDNYPGVTKIGEKTAIKLVKQFGSVEELYDHIDDLKKSKMKEHLIEDEEVARQCKTLATILRDAPIKIGLDDLQYQGPQTDDLIKFYKEMGFKSFLKKMDIDGGGEEDEAEIAPIDYTVLTKDNLDELGQLTGEVSFYLEMPEENYHTSPFAGFVIGNEGHWFTSRDVDLLKEAPLKDLLQSDSVKKNVFNAKAQIVGLHRLGIPLENINFDLLLASYLLNTNDNSNDLGQVAQEHDYDDVRTDEEVYGKGAKRAVPDDDETFFSHLATKARAIEQLRKDLFAKLDENKQTPLYTDIELPLTRVLAKMEIAGVHVDAQTLKDMGSKLTERLSEIESQIYQEAGEEFNINSTKQLGHILFEKLKLPVIKKTKTGYSTAVDVLEKLVDKSPIVEQILEYRQIAKLQSTYITGLLKVIHSNDQKIHTRYLQTLTQTGRLSSVDPNLQNIPVRLPEGRLIRKAFVSSHEGWQIFSSDYSQVELRVLAHITGDKNLQEDFKNGEDIHASTARRIFNLAPDAEIDRNMRRRAKAVNFGIVYGISDYGLAQRIHVSRAEAHEFIQNYFHEFPSVKKYINDTIAFAKENGYVETITHRRRYLPDIHAKSFSKRSFAERTAMNTPIQGSAADIIKIAMIRMQDELEKRHLKAKMLLQIHDELVFEAPKEEIPVLSELVPKVMDSAVKLDVPLKVDSKYGDTWYDLKK